From SAR202 cluster bacterium, the proteins below share one genomic window:
- a CDS encoding DUF433 domain-containing protein has protein sequence MYDRITYDPQIMGGRACIRGMRITVSLVIGLVASGMTTREIIAEYPDLEPEDIRQALQYAADLVSDRMVMFAGEKP, from the coding sequence ATGTATGATCGAATAACGTACGATCCGCAAATCATGGGCGGCCGCGCATGCATCCGGGGTATGCGGATTACGGTTTCCTTGGTCATCGGGCTCGTAGCTAGCGGAATGACTACCAGGGAAATAATCGCAGAGTATCCCGACCTGGAGCCCGAGGATATTCGCCAGGCGCTCCAGTACGCTGCAGACCTCGTCTCAGACCGAATGGTGATGTTTGCTGGAGAGAAGCCTTG
- the lysA gene encoding diaminopimelate decarboxylase, whose amino-acid sequence MSFANASLFPVTAGVNGKGHLTLGGVDALELAAEYGTPLYVYDEATLRGMCREFVGEFTKRYPKTKVLFASKAFVNPAIAKLVTEEGLGMDVVSGGEIAVAQAARVPAKGLYFHGNNKTPQELEMALEVGLGRVVIDSFHELKLLNDLAKARGVKQDVMLRISPNVDPHTHVMTTTGTLDSKFGFAIETGDAAKAIRQALKSSNLNLIGIHFHLGSPIFELEPYSIAVDTILTYLAPFKKEGLNLQEFSPGGGFAIGYLRDKLPPPISSYAEVITTALKARLKDLGFGEPTLVVEPGRSIVGRAGVALYTVGGIKSIPGVRKYVSVDGGMGDNIRPAIYGSKYEAAIANRMGAKPAEKVTIAGKYCESGDVLIRDIELPTLETGDILAMPSAGAYAPSMASVYNLNPRPAIVMVANGKSRLIRRRESYKDMMINDVV is encoded by the coding sequence ATGTCTTTCGCTAACGCAAGTCTTTTCCCTGTGACCGCCGGCGTGAACGGCAAGGGTCATCTCACCCTTGGAGGGGTGGACGCTCTTGAACTGGCCGCCGAGTACGGTACGCCGCTGTATGTCTACGATGAGGCCACCCTGCGTGGCATGTGCCGCGAGTTCGTGGGCGAGTTCACAAAGCGGTACCCGAAGACGAAAGTGCTGTTCGCTTCCAAGGCGTTCGTGAACCCGGCGATTGCGAAGCTGGTGACCGAGGAAGGGCTCGGCATGGACGTTGTGTCCGGCGGCGAGATCGCCGTTGCTCAGGCGGCCAGGGTGCCGGCGAAGGGCCTGTATTTCCACGGCAATAATAAGACGCCGCAAGAGCTGGAGATGGCCCTGGAGGTGGGGCTTGGGAGGGTGGTAATAGACAGCTTCCACGAATTGAAATTGCTGAACGATCTGGCGAAGGCCCGCGGCGTGAAGCAGGACGTGATGCTCAGGATTTCGCCGAACGTGGACCCGCACACGCACGTGATGACGACGACAGGCACCCTGGACAGCAAGTTCGGCTTCGCAATTGAGACGGGCGACGCAGCGAAGGCGATCAGGCAGGCGTTGAAGTCGTCCAACCTGAACCTCATCGGTATTCACTTCCACCTGGGCTCACCGATTTTTGAGCTTGAGCCTTATTCGATCGCGGTGGACACCATCCTGACCTACCTGGCGCCCTTCAAGAAGGAGGGGCTTAACCTGCAGGAGTTCAGCCCGGGCGGCGGGTTCGCCATCGGGTACCTGCGCGACAAGCTGCCCCCGCCGATTTCGTCGTACGCCGAAGTGATCACGACGGCGCTCAAGGCGCGGCTGAAGGACCTCGGCTTCGGCGAGCCGACGCTCGTTGTGGAGCCCGGCCGGTCCATTGTGGGCCGGGCCGGAGTGGCGCTTTACACGGTAGGAGGCATCAAGAGCATCCCCGGCGTGCGAAAGTACGTCTCCGTGGACGGCGGCATGGGCGACAACATCCGCCCTGCCATTTACGGTTCCAAGTACGAGGCGGCAATAGCGAATCGCATGGGCGCGAAGCCGGCGGAGAAGGTCACGATAGCCGGCAAGTACTGCGAGTCCGGGGATGTGCTGATTCGCGACATCGAGCTTCCGACGCTGGAGACAGGCGACATTCTTGCCATGCCGTCCGCGGGCGCCTACGCGCCATCAATGGCGAGCGTATACAACCTGAACCCTCGCCCGGCGATAGTGATGGTCGCGAACGGGAAGTCGAGGCTCATCCGCCGCCGGGAGAGCTATAAGGACATGATGATCAACGACGTGGTCTAG